A single region of the Xenopus laevis strain J_2021 chromosome 4L, Xenopus_laevis_v10.1, whole genome shotgun sequence genome encodes:
- the LOC121403137 gene encoding protein tyrosine phosphatase domain-containing protein 1-like isoform X1, producing MLVWLSAAAHTMQLSPRRLSAVHILSSFVHGRRPSALDPTHCPQHWHRRSSAIEVLSCSSQRVMVAVSSVGAEKPNPHVLETKRSCRRPTSKYTKVGERLRHVIPGHMQCSMTCGGRSCKYENPTRWSDEEQAIKGLYSSWITDNILAMARPSSEIIDKYNIIGQFKSCGIKTVINLQRPGEHASCGNPLEPESGFTYLPEAFMEAEIYFYNFGWKDYGVASLTSILDMVKVMAFALQEGKVAIHCHAGLGRTGVLIACYLIFATRMTSDQSILFVRAKRHNAIQTRVQLLCIREFSQFLTPLHNVFACSDPKAHAVTLNQYLIRQQHLLHGYESRHLKYVPKMVHLVCKLLLDLAENRQVLEEETLDRLDLSAEIEKTVSQLPSMPLDTVLGSNIPGADPLTLSPLSPMVGLTLHDSVLSSEQEFDPLWKRRNVEYLQPLSHLKKRLSYSDSDLKKAELILEQGETPWTEPAQMPLLSHVLGKHCFVPGGNHLDQPPPLPKNQPPANNKFSFWTQTKLSSTESQREGSPLFHRRKPPREMQRSRTFSLGYSSLLNSDQTSLLDSTLLANAEPNLPPDNDCSSALGSEKGNDAAPKATFYLGNGTQEEATSQSVPHIVLPSEANLECRRLQAAKALAERPPESEDEIAEKVTVWQKELNSRESAWDKMCSERDPQVLSSLMWSWLDQLKEPVITKEDIELLTGCTCDADTALYLLEKSQHQTLLCILHCVGSLQPIPSDLLGDLLARIVRAFTKVPPDSTDAPTVYNALIPIFRQILSDLRK from the exons ATGCTGGTTTGGCTCTCGGCAGCAGCTCACACCATGCAACTGTCACCTCGCAGACTCTCCGCCGTCCATATCCTCAGCAGCTTTGTCCACGGCCGCAGACCTTCAGCTTTGGATCCCACCCATTGTCCCCAGCATTGGCACCGGCGCAGTTCCGCCATCGAGGTCCTGTCCTGTTCCAGTCAGCGGGTCATGGTGGCCGTGTCGTCTGTTGGGGCTGAGAAGCCAAACCCCCATGTCCTGGAGACAAAAA GGAGCTGCCGACGCCCAACCTCCAAATACACCAAAGTGGGGGAGCGACTGCGCCACGTCATCCCCGGCCACATGCAGTGCTCTATGACTTGTGGGGGGCGCTCCTGCAAATATGAGAACCCCACTCGATGGAGTGATGAGGAGCAAGCCATTAAAGGCCTTTACTCTTCCTG GATCACAGACAACATCCTCGCTATGGCGCGGCCATCATCAGAAATAATTGACAAGTATAACATCATTGGGCAGTTTAAAAG CTGCGGCATAAAAACGGTGATTAACCTGCAGCGCCCCGGGGAGCACGCCAGCTGTGGGAACCCCCTGGAGCCCGAGAGCGGATTCACGTATCTGCCCGAAGCTTTCATGGAGGCCGAGA tttATTTCTATAATTTCGGGTGGAAAGATTACGGTGTCGCTTCCCTCACCTCAATTCTGGACATGGTTAAGGTCATGGCATTTGCTTTACAGGAGGGGAAAGTAGCCATCCATTGCCACGCAGGGCTCGGCCGTACAG GTGTGCTGATCGCTTGCTATTTGATATTTGCCACGAGGATGACTTCGGACCAGTCCATCCTTTTTGTTCGTGCCAAGCGGCACAATGCCATCCAGACCCGGGTGCAGTTATTGTGCATCAGGGAATTTTCCCAGTTTCTGACTCCACTTCACAACGTATTCGCCTGCTCGGACCCCAAGGCTCACGCGGTCACATTAAACCAGTACCTGATCCGACAGCAGCATTTGCTTCACGGCTACGAGTCCCGCCATCTGAAATACGTGCCAAAAATGGTGCATCTGGTGTGTAAGTTACTGCTGGACCTGGCGGAGAACAGGCAAGTGTTGGAGGAGGAGACGCTGGACAGACTGGACCTGTCGGCAGAGATCGAGAAGACGGTGTCCCAGCTTCCCAGCATGCCTCTGGATACAGTATTAGGGAGCAACATCCCTGGGGCTgatcctttaaccctttcccccTTGAGCCCCATGGTTGGTTTAACCCTTCATGACTCAGTGTTATCCAGTGAGCAGGAATTTGATCCGTTGTGGAAGCGCCGGAATGTGGAGTATCTGCAGCCCCTGTCCCACCTGAAGAAGCGGCTGAGCTACAGCGACTCGGACCTAAAGAAAGCGGAATTAATTCTGGAGCAGGGGGAGACCCCGTGGACTGAGCCGGCACAGATGCCCCTTCTGTCCCATGTTCTGGGGAAACATTGCTTTGTGCCCGGGGGAAACCACTTGGATCAACCACCCCCTTTGCCAAAAAACCAACCCCCTGCGAAcaataagttttcattttggacTCAAACCAAACTCAGTAGCACCGAATCCCAAAGAGAGGGGTCCCCACTTTTCCACAGAAGGAAGCCCCCCAGGGAGATGCAGAGGAGCCGCACCTTCTCATTAGGATATTCCTCTTTGCTCAACAGCGACCAGACGTCGTTACTGGACTCCACGTTATTGGCAAACGCAGAACCAAACCTGCCCCCCGATAATGACTGCTCTTCTGCCCTGGGGTCTGAAAAAGGGAATGATGCCGCCCCCAAAGCCACGTTTTATCTTGGAAATGGAACCCAAGAGGAGGCAACATCTCAGAGTGTCCCACATATTGTTCTGCCGTCTGAGGCCAATCTCGAATGCCGGCGGCTGCAAGCGGCAAAAGCTCTCGCAGAACGACCGCCAGAAAGTGAGGATGAAATAGCTGAGAAAGTAACTGTTTGGCAG AAAGAGCTGAATTCCCGGGAATCGGCCTGGGATAAAATGTGCTCGGAGAGAGACCCCCAAGTCCTTAGTAGCCTGATGTGGTCGTGGCTGGATCAGCTGAAAGAACCGGTGATCACCAAGGAGGATATTGAGCTGCTGACGGGTTGCACTTGTGATGCCGACACTGCCCTCTACCTGCTGGAAAAG AGCCAACATCAAACCCTCCTGTGCATCCTCCATTGTGTGGGAAGCCTTCAGCCAATCCCTTCTGACCTACTGGGAGATCTACTGGCCAGAATCGTCCGAGCTTTCACTAAG GTTCCTCCAGACTCTACGGATGCCCCGACTGTGTATAACGCCCTTATCCCCATCTTCAGGCAAATTCTGTCGGACTTGCGCAAATAG
- the LOC121403137 gene encoding protein tyrosine phosphatase domain-containing protein 1-like isoform X2 encodes MVDRLLLCAASINRRQVGADVMAAGILMENNVQCCPLGNPGTGALPTSGSCRRPTSKYTKVGERLRHVIPGHMQCSMTCGGRSCKYENPTRWSDEEQAIKGLYSSWITDNILAMARPSSEIIDKYNIIGQFKSCGIKTVINLQRPGEHASCGNPLEPESGFTYLPEAFMEAEIYFYNFGWKDYGVASLTSILDMVKVMAFALQEGKVAIHCHAGLGRTGVLIACYLIFATRMTSDQSILFVRAKRHNAIQTRVQLLCIREFSQFLTPLHNVFACSDPKAHAVTLNQYLIRQQHLLHGYESRHLKYVPKMVHLVCKLLLDLAENRQVLEEETLDRLDLSAEIEKTVSQLPSMPLDTVLGSNIPGADPLTLSPLSPMVGLTLHDSVLSSEQEFDPLWKRRNVEYLQPLSHLKKRLSYSDSDLKKAELILEQGETPWTEPAQMPLLSHVLGKHCFVPGGNHLDQPPPLPKNQPPANNKFSFWTQTKLSSTESQREGSPLFHRRKPPREMQRSRTFSLGYSSLLNSDQTSLLDSTLLANAEPNLPPDNDCSSALGSEKGNDAAPKATFYLGNGTQEEATSQSVPHIVLPSEANLECRRLQAAKALAERPPESEDEIAEKVTVWQKELNSRESAWDKMCSERDPQVLSSLMWSWLDQLKEPVITKEDIELLTGCTCDADTALYLLEKSQHQTLLCILHCVGSLQPIPSDLLGDLLARIVRAFTKVPPDSTDAPTVYNALIPIFRQILSDLRK; translated from the exons GGGCCGATGTGATGGCAGCCGGAATATTGATGGAGAACAATGTGCAATGCTGCCCGCTGGGGAACCCTGGCACCGGAGCTCTGCCAACCTCAG GGAGCTGCCGACGCCCAACCTCCAAATACACCAAAGTGGGGGAGCGACTGCGCCACGTCATCCCCGGCCACATGCAGTGCTCTATGACTTGTGGGGGGCGCTCCTGCAAATATGAGAACCCCACTCGATGGAGTGATGAGGAGCAAGCCATTAAAGGCCTTTACTCTTCCTG GATCACAGACAACATCCTCGCTATGGCGCGGCCATCATCAGAAATAATTGACAAGTATAACATCATTGGGCAGTTTAAAAG CTGCGGCATAAAAACGGTGATTAACCTGCAGCGCCCCGGGGAGCACGCCAGCTGTGGGAACCCCCTGGAGCCCGAGAGCGGATTCACGTATCTGCCCGAAGCTTTCATGGAGGCCGAGA tttATTTCTATAATTTCGGGTGGAAAGATTACGGTGTCGCTTCCCTCACCTCAATTCTGGACATGGTTAAGGTCATGGCATTTGCTTTACAGGAGGGGAAAGTAGCCATCCATTGCCACGCAGGGCTCGGCCGTACAG GTGTGCTGATCGCTTGCTATTTGATATTTGCCACGAGGATGACTTCGGACCAGTCCATCCTTTTTGTTCGTGCCAAGCGGCACAATGCCATCCAGACCCGGGTGCAGTTATTGTGCATCAGGGAATTTTCCCAGTTTCTGACTCCACTTCACAACGTATTCGCCTGCTCGGACCCCAAGGCTCACGCGGTCACATTAAACCAGTACCTGATCCGACAGCAGCATTTGCTTCACGGCTACGAGTCCCGCCATCTGAAATACGTGCCAAAAATGGTGCATCTGGTGTGTAAGTTACTGCTGGACCTGGCGGAGAACAGGCAAGTGTTGGAGGAGGAGACGCTGGACAGACTGGACCTGTCGGCAGAGATCGAGAAGACGGTGTCCCAGCTTCCCAGCATGCCTCTGGATACAGTATTAGGGAGCAACATCCCTGGGGCTgatcctttaaccctttcccccTTGAGCCCCATGGTTGGTTTAACCCTTCATGACTCAGTGTTATCCAGTGAGCAGGAATTTGATCCGTTGTGGAAGCGCCGGAATGTGGAGTATCTGCAGCCCCTGTCCCACCTGAAGAAGCGGCTGAGCTACAGCGACTCGGACCTAAAGAAAGCGGAATTAATTCTGGAGCAGGGGGAGACCCCGTGGACTGAGCCGGCACAGATGCCCCTTCTGTCCCATGTTCTGGGGAAACATTGCTTTGTGCCCGGGGGAAACCACTTGGATCAACCACCCCCTTTGCCAAAAAACCAACCCCCTGCGAAcaataagttttcattttggacTCAAACCAAACTCAGTAGCACCGAATCCCAAAGAGAGGGGTCCCCACTTTTCCACAGAAGGAAGCCCCCCAGGGAGATGCAGAGGAGCCGCACCTTCTCATTAGGATATTCCTCTTTGCTCAACAGCGACCAGACGTCGTTACTGGACTCCACGTTATTGGCAAACGCAGAACCAAACCTGCCCCCCGATAATGACTGCTCTTCTGCCCTGGGGTCTGAAAAAGGGAATGATGCCGCCCCCAAAGCCACGTTTTATCTTGGAAATGGAACCCAAGAGGAGGCAACATCTCAGAGTGTCCCACATATTGTTCTGCCGTCTGAGGCCAATCTCGAATGCCGGCGGCTGCAAGCGGCAAAAGCTCTCGCAGAACGACCGCCAGAAAGTGAGGATGAAATAGCTGAGAAAGTAACTGTTTGGCAG AAAGAGCTGAATTCCCGGGAATCGGCCTGGGATAAAATGTGCTCGGAGAGAGACCCCCAAGTCCTTAGTAGCCTGATGTGGTCGTGGCTGGATCAGCTGAAAGAACCGGTGATCACCAAGGAGGATATTGAGCTGCTGACGGGTTGCACTTGTGATGCCGACACTGCCCTCTACCTGCTGGAAAAG AGCCAACATCAAACCCTCCTGTGCATCCTCCATTGTGTGGGAAGCCTTCAGCCAATCCCTTCTGACCTACTGGGAGATCTACTGGCCAGAATCGTCCGAGCTTTCACTAAG GTTCCTCCAGACTCTACGGATGCCCCGACTGTGTATAACGCCCTTATCCCCATCTTCAGGCAAATTCTGTCGGACTTGCGCAAATAG
- the LOC121403137 gene encoding protein tyrosine phosphatase domain-containing protein 1-like isoform X3 — protein MAAGILMENNVQCCPLGNPGTGALPTSGSCRRPTSKYTKVGERLRHVIPGHMQCSMTCGGRSCKYENPTRWSDEEQAIKGLYSSWITDNILAMARPSSEIIDKYNIIGQFKSCGIKTVINLQRPGEHASCGNPLEPESGFTYLPEAFMEAEIYFYNFGWKDYGVASLTSILDMVKVMAFALQEGKVAIHCHAGLGRTGVLIACYLIFATRMTSDQSILFVRAKRHNAIQTRVQLLCIREFSQFLTPLHNVFACSDPKAHAVTLNQYLIRQQHLLHGYESRHLKYVPKMVHLVCKLLLDLAENRQVLEEETLDRLDLSAEIEKTVSQLPSMPLDTVLGSNIPGADPLTLSPLSPMVGLTLHDSVLSSEQEFDPLWKRRNVEYLQPLSHLKKRLSYSDSDLKKAELILEQGETPWTEPAQMPLLSHVLGKHCFVPGGNHLDQPPPLPKNQPPANNKFSFWTQTKLSSTESQREGSPLFHRRKPPREMQRSRTFSLGYSSLLNSDQTSLLDSTLLANAEPNLPPDNDCSSALGSEKGNDAAPKATFYLGNGTQEEATSQSVPHIVLPSEANLECRRLQAAKALAERPPESEDEIAEKVTVWQKELNSRESAWDKMCSERDPQVLSSLMWSWLDQLKEPVITKEDIELLTGCTCDADTALYLLEKSQHQTLLCILHCVGSLQPIPSDLLGDLLARIVRAFTKVPPDSTDAPTVYNALIPIFRQILSDLRK, from the exons ATGGCAGCCGGAATATTGATGGAGAACAATGTGCAATGCTGCCCGCTGGGGAACCCTGGCACCGGAGCTCTGCCAACCTCAG GGAGCTGCCGACGCCCAACCTCCAAATACACCAAAGTGGGGGAGCGACTGCGCCACGTCATCCCCGGCCACATGCAGTGCTCTATGACTTGTGGGGGGCGCTCCTGCAAATATGAGAACCCCACTCGATGGAGTGATGAGGAGCAAGCCATTAAAGGCCTTTACTCTTCCTG GATCACAGACAACATCCTCGCTATGGCGCGGCCATCATCAGAAATAATTGACAAGTATAACATCATTGGGCAGTTTAAAAG CTGCGGCATAAAAACGGTGATTAACCTGCAGCGCCCCGGGGAGCACGCCAGCTGTGGGAACCCCCTGGAGCCCGAGAGCGGATTCACGTATCTGCCCGAAGCTTTCATGGAGGCCGAGA tttATTTCTATAATTTCGGGTGGAAAGATTACGGTGTCGCTTCCCTCACCTCAATTCTGGACATGGTTAAGGTCATGGCATTTGCTTTACAGGAGGGGAAAGTAGCCATCCATTGCCACGCAGGGCTCGGCCGTACAG GTGTGCTGATCGCTTGCTATTTGATATTTGCCACGAGGATGACTTCGGACCAGTCCATCCTTTTTGTTCGTGCCAAGCGGCACAATGCCATCCAGACCCGGGTGCAGTTATTGTGCATCAGGGAATTTTCCCAGTTTCTGACTCCACTTCACAACGTATTCGCCTGCTCGGACCCCAAGGCTCACGCGGTCACATTAAACCAGTACCTGATCCGACAGCAGCATTTGCTTCACGGCTACGAGTCCCGCCATCTGAAATACGTGCCAAAAATGGTGCATCTGGTGTGTAAGTTACTGCTGGACCTGGCGGAGAACAGGCAAGTGTTGGAGGAGGAGACGCTGGACAGACTGGACCTGTCGGCAGAGATCGAGAAGACGGTGTCCCAGCTTCCCAGCATGCCTCTGGATACAGTATTAGGGAGCAACATCCCTGGGGCTgatcctttaaccctttcccccTTGAGCCCCATGGTTGGTTTAACCCTTCATGACTCAGTGTTATCCAGTGAGCAGGAATTTGATCCGTTGTGGAAGCGCCGGAATGTGGAGTATCTGCAGCCCCTGTCCCACCTGAAGAAGCGGCTGAGCTACAGCGACTCGGACCTAAAGAAAGCGGAATTAATTCTGGAGCAGGGGGAGACCCCGTGGACTGAGCCGGCACAGATGCCCCTTCTGTCCCATGTTCTGGGGAAACATTGCTTTGTGCCCGGGGGAAACCACTTGGATCAACCACCCCCTTTGCCAAAAAACCAACCCCCTGCGAAcaataagttttcattttggacTCAAACCAAACTCAGTAGCACCGAATCCCAAAGAGAGGGGTCCCCACTTTTCCACAGAAGGAAGCCCCCCAGGGAGATGCAGAGGAGCCGCACCTTCTCATTAGGATATTCCTCTTTGCTCAACAGCGACCAGACGTCGTTACTGGACTCCACGTTATTGGCAAACGCAGAACCAAACCTGCCCCCCGATAATGACTGCTCTTCTGCCCTGGGGTCTGAAAAAGGGAATGATGCCGCCCCCAAAGCCACGTTTTATCTTGGAAATGGAACCCAAGAGGAGGCAACATCTCAGAGTGTCCCACATATTGTTCTGCCGTCTGAGGCCAATCTCGAATGCCGGCGGCTGCAAGCGGCAAAAGCTCTCGCAGAACGACCGCCAGAAAGTGAGGATGAAATAGCTGAGAAAGTAACTGTTTGGCAG AAAGAGCTGAATTCCCGGGAATCGGCCTGGGATAAAATGTGCTCGGAGAGAGACCCCCAAGTCCTTAGTAGCCTGATGTGGTCGTGGCTGGATCAGCTGAAAGAACCGGTGATCACCAAGGAGGATATTGAGCTGCTGACGGGTTGCACTTGTGATGCCGACACTGCCCTCTACCTGCTGGAAAAG AGCCAACATCAAACCCTCCTGTGCATCCTCCATTGTGTGGGAAGCCTTCAGCCAATCCCTTCTGACCTACTGGGAGATCTACTGGCCAGAATCGTCCGAGCTTTCACTAAG GTTCCTCCAGACTCTACGGATGCCCCGACTGTGTATAACGCCCTTATCCCCATCTTCAGGCAAATTCTGTCGGACTTGCGCAAATAG